From the Musa acuminata AAA Group cultivar baxijiao chromosome BXJ3-7, Cavendish_Baxijiao_AAA, whole genome shotgun sequence genome, one window contains:
- the LOC135581544 gene encoding uncharacterized protein LOC135581544 isoform X2, which translates to MAAEKGFEDFGDVFGEATPEWDSATATTAAVPLFPSLFYAYAPDPSRVEVLATDFHSFTFARVLTVHDIEDLRDDIGIGGSWSEFVDYLKSSLSSGDVKLILGGLQNVGSGNVHATLIALKSKGLPRISLSLNIVSNVPASDAMGTLSLALFRAFKKTQSDAVKEHQRSSQLMESLSSEREKNDNLEKQLDSLSFLSKRKASKPNLAVKASTASDVLLNNFETSDSGLQQFSATKGPQVTKTSKRGALVSRQELEVFSCKISRILMTTRMQDSSKSFTCRLVGFQTPV; encoded by the exons ATGGCAGCAGAGAAGGGTTTCGAAGACTTCGGCGATGTCTTCGGGGAAGCGACGCCGGAGTGGGATTCTGCGACCGCTACCACCGCTGCCGTGCCCCTCTTCCCCTCCCTCTTCTACGCCTACGCCCCCGACCCGTCCCGCGTCGAAGTCCTCGCCACCGACTTCCACTCCTTCACCTTCGCCCGCGTCCTCACGGTGCATGACATCGAAGACCTC AGAGATGACATTGGAATTGGTGGCTCATGGTCTGAATTTGTTGACTACCTCAAATCATCTCTGTCTTCCGGAGATGTTAAGCTTATATTGGGTGGTTTGCAAAATGTAGGCTCTG GGAACGTCCATGCAACCTTAATTGCTCTCAAGTCAAAGGGATTGCCTCGCATATCTCTGTCTCTCAACATAGTCTCAAATGTGCCAGCTAGTGATGCAATGGGAACACTGTCTCTAGCACTTTTCAGGGCATTTAAGAAAACACAAAGTGATGCTGTGAAAG AACATCAACGCTCGTCTCAATTAATGGAATCCTTATCGTCTGAAAGG GAAAAGAATGATAATCTCGAAAAACAGCTTGATTCTCTTTCATTTCTAAGTAAACGGAAGGCATCTAAGCCAAATTTGGCGGTGAAGGCATCCACTGCTTCTGATGTCCTTCTCAACAACTTTGAAACATCTGATTCAGGACTGCAACAATTTTCAG CTACAAAGGGTCCCCAAGTTACCAAAACTAGTAAGCGAGGTGCCCTGGTCTCTC GTCAAGAGTTAGAGGTGTTCTCTTGCAAGATATCAAGGATACTGATGACAACTAGGATGCAGGATTCCTCAAAAAGTTTCACTTGCAGACTTGTTGGTTTTCAAACTCCTGTGTAA
- the LOC135581544 gene encoding uncharacterized protein LOC135581544 isoform X1, with product MAAEKGFEDFGDVFGEATPEWDSATATTAAVPLFPSLFYAYAPDPSRVEVLATDFHSFTFARVLTVHDIEDLRDDIGIGGSWSEFVDYLKSSLSSGDVKLILGGLQNVGSGNVHATLIALKSKGLPRISLSLNIVSNVPASDAMGTLSLALFRAFKKTQSDAVKEHQRSSQLMESLSSEREKNDNLEKQLDSLSFLSKRKASKPNLAVKASTASDVLLNNFETSDSGLQQFSDVAATKGPQVTKTSKRGALVSRQELEVFSCKISRILMTTRMQDSSKSFTCRLVGFQTPV from the exons ATGGCAGCAGAGAAGGGTTTCGAAGACTTCGGCGATGTCTTCGGGGAAGCGACGCCGGAGTGGGATTCTGCGACCGCTACCACCGCTGCCGTGCCCCTCTTCCCCTCCCTCTTCTACGCCTACGCCCCCGACCCGTCCCGCGTCGAAGTCCTCGCCACCGACTTCCACTCCTTCACCTTCGCCCGCGTCCTCACGGTGCATGACATCGAAGACCTC AGAGATGACATTGGAATTGGTGGCTCATGGTCTGAATTTGTTGACTACCTCAAATCATCTCTGTCTTCCGGAGATGTTAAGCTTATATTGGGTGGTTTGCAAAATGTAGGCTCTG GGAACGTCCATGCAACCTTAATTGCTCTCAAGTCAAAGGGATTGCCTCGCATATCTCTGTCTCTCAACATAGTCTCAAATGTGCCAGCTAGTGATGCAATGGGAACACTGTCTCTAGCACTTTTCAGGGCATTTAAGAAAACACAAAGTGATGCTGTGAAAG AACATCAACGCTCGTCTCAATTAATGGAATCCTTATCGTCTGAAAGG GAAAAGAATGATAATCTCGAAAAACAGCTTGATTCTCTTTCATTTCTAAGTAAACGGAAGGCATCTAAGCCAAATTTGGCGGTGAAGGCATCCACTGCTTCTGATGTCCTTCTCAACAACTTTGAAACATCTGATTCAGGACTGCAACAATTTTCAG ATGTCGCAGCTACAAAGGGTCCCCAAGTTACCAAAACTAGTAAGCGAGGTGCCCTGGTCTCTC GTCAAGAGTTAGAGGTGTTCTCTTGCAAGATATCAAGGATACTGATGACAACTAGGATGCAGGATTCCTCAAAAAGTTTCACTTGCAGACTTGTTGGTTTTCAAACTCCTGTGTAA
- the LOC135642787 gene encoding prohibitin-1, mitochondrial-like translates to MNFKNVKGPSVPSAVGTLVKVALIGGTAVYAALNSLYNVDGGHRAIVFNRIVGIKDKVYPEGTHLMIPWFEWPVIYDVRARPHLVESTSGSRDLQMVNIGLRVLTRPIPDQLPTIYRTLGGNYNERVLPSIIHETLKAVVAQYNASQLITQREAVSREIRKILTERARNFNIVLDDVSITTLSFGKEFTIAIESKQVAAQEAERAKFIVEKAEQDKKSAIIRAQGEATSAQLIGQAIANNPAFLALRQIESAREIAHTIANSSNRVFLQSDDLLLNLHELNFDGKATLKK, encoded by the exons ATGAACTTCAAGAACGTGAAGGGACCGAGTGTGCCTTCGGCGGTGGGGACGCTCGTGAAGGTCGCGCTCATCGGAGGGACCGCAGTCTACGCTGCTCTCAACAGCCTTTACAACGTGGATGGCGGTCACCGCGCTATCGTCTTCAATCGCATCGTGGGCATCAAGGACAAG GTCTATCCTGAGGGAACTCATTTGATGATTCCCTGGTTTGAATGGCCTGTCATTTATGATGTTCGTGCCCGCCCGCATCTTGTGGAGAGTACTTCTGGGAGCCGTGATCTTCAAATG GTTAATATTGGGCTTAGGGTTCTTACTAGACCCATCCCAGATCAGCTACCTACAATCTACCGAACTCTTGGGGGGAACTACAATGAAAGGGTCCTTCCATCCATTATTCATGAAACCTTGAAGGCTGTGGTTGCACAATACAATGCTAGCCAACTGATCACACAAAGAGAG GCTGTAAGTAGGGAAATTCGAAAGATATTGACAGAAAGGGCCAGAAACTTCAATATTGTTCTGGATGATGTGTCCATAACGACCCTTAGCTTTGGGAAGGAGTTTACTATTGCAATCGAATCTAAACAGGTGGCTGCACAAGAAGCGGAACGTGCTAAGTTCATTGTTGAAAAGGCAGAGCAAGATAAGAAAAGTGCTATTATCAGAGCGCAG GGTGAGGCAACGAGTGCCCAGCTTATAGGTCAAGCTATTGCAAACAACCCTGCGTTCCTTGCTTTACGACAGATCGAGTCTGCAAGGGAGATAGCTCACACAATCGCAAATTCGTCAAACCGTGTTTTCCTGCAGTCTGATGATTTATTGCTTAACCTTCATGAACTCAACTTCGATGGCAAAGCCACGCTGAAGAAGTGA
- the LOC135581544 gene encoding uncharacterized protein LOC135581544 isoform X4: MAAEKGFEDFGDVFGEATPEWDSATATTAAVPLFPSLFYAYAPDPSRVEVLATDFHSFTFARVLTVHDIEDLRDDIGIGGSWSEFVDYLKSSLSSGDVKLILGGLQNVGSGNVHATLIALKSKGLPRISLSLNIVSNVPASDAMGTLSLALFRAFKKTQSDAVKEHQRSSQLMESLSSEREKNDNLEKQLDSLSFLSKRKASKPNLAVKASTASDVLLNNFETSDSGLQQFSATKGPQVTKTSKRGALVSRRSRVRGVLLQDIKDTDDN, translated from the exons ATGGCAGCAGAGAAGGGTTTCGAAGACTTCGGCGATGTCTTCGGGGAAGCGACGCCGGAGTGGGATTCTGCGACCGCTACCACCGCTGCCGTGCCCCTCTTCCCCTCCCTCTTCTACGCCTACGCCCCCGACCCGTCCCGCGTCGAAGTCCTCGCCACCGACTTCCACTCCTTCACCTTCGCCCGCGTCCTCACGGTGCATGACATCGAAGACCTC AGAGATGACATTGGAATTGGTGGCTCATGGTCTGAATTTGTTGACTACCTCAAATCATCTCTGTCTTCCGGAGATGTTAAGCTTATATTGGGTGGTTTGCAAAATGTAGGCTCTG GGAACGTCCATGCAACCTTAATTGCTCTCAAGTCAAAGGGATTGCCTCGCATATCTCTGTCTCTCAACATAGTCTCAAATGTGCCAGCTAGTGATGCAATGGGAACACTGTCTCTAGCACTTTTCAGGGCATTTAAGAAAACACAAAGTGATGCTGTGAAAG AACATCAACGCTCGTCTCAATTAATGGAATCCTTATCGTCTGAAAGG GAAAAGAATGATAATCTCGAAAAACAGCTTGATTCTCTTTCATTTCTAAGTAAACGGAAGGCATCTAAGCCAAATTTGGCGGTGAAGGCATCCACTGCTTCTGATGTCCTTCTCAACAACTTTGAAACATCTGATTCAGGACTGCAACAATTTTCAG CTACAAAGGGTCCCCAAGTTACCAAAACTAGTAAGCGAGGTGCCCTGGTCTCTCGTAG GTCAAGAGTTAGAGGTGTTCTCTTGCAAGATATCAAGGATACTGATGACAACTAG
- the LOC135581544 gene encoding uncharacterized protein LOC135581544 isoform X3: MAAEKGFEDFGDVFGEATPEWDSATATTAAVPLFPSLFYAYAPDPSRVEVLATDFHSFTFARVLTVHDIEDLRDDIGIGGSWSEFVDYLKSSLSSGDVKLILGGLQNVGSGNVHATLIALKSKGLPRISLSLNIVSNVPASDAMGTLSLALFRAFKKTQSDAVKEHQRSSQLMESLSSEREKNDNLEKQLDSLSFLSKRKASKPNLAVKASTASDVLLNNFETSDSGLQQFSDVAATKGPQVTKTSKRGALVSRRSRVRGVLLQDIKDTDDN, encoded by the exons ATGGCAGCAGAGAAGGGTTTCGAAGACTTCGGCGATGTCTTCGGGGAAGCGACGCCGGAGTGGGATTCTGCGACCGCTACCACCGCTGCCGTGCCCCTCTTCCCCTCCCTCTTCTACGCCTACGCCCCCGACCCGTCCCGCGTCGAAGTCCTCGCCACCGACTTCCACTCCTTCACCTTCGCCCGCGTCCTCACGGTGCATGACATCGAAGACCTC AGAGATGACATTGGAATTGGTGGCTCATGGTCTGAATTTGTTGACTACCTCAAATCATCTCTGTCTTCCGGAGATGTTAAGCTTATATTGGGTGGTTTGCAAAATGTAGGCTCTG GGAACGTCCATGCAACCTTAATTGCTCTCAAGTCAAAGGGATTGCCTCGCATATCTCTGTCTCTCAACATAGTCTCAAATGTGCCAGCTAGTGATGCAATGGGAACACTGTCTCTAGCACTTTTCAGGGCATTTAAGAAAACACAAAGTGATGCTGTGAAAG AACATCAACGCTCGTCTCAATTAATGGAATCCTTATCGTCTGAAAGG GAAAAGAATGATAATCTCGAAAAACAGCTTGATTCTCTTTCATTTCTAAGTAAACGGAAGGCATCTAAGCCAAATTTGGCGGTGAAGGCATCCACTGCTTCTGATGTCCTTCTCAACAACTTTGAAACATCTGATTCAGGACTGCAACAATTTTCAG ATGTCGCAGCTACAAAGGGTCCCCAAGTTACCAAAACTAGTAAGCGAGGTGCCCTGGTCTCTCGTAG GTCAAGAGTTAGAGGTGTTCTCTTGCAAGATATCAAGGATACTGATGACAACTAG
- the LOC135642686 gene encoding auxin-responsive protein IAA25-like encodes MKATVLEPPPKDGRREVHEDRANKTASGYLNNLELRLGMSLVNGQEVGDGKRGSCAGGTIPRYITTQDGIMQHQKNRHSLGGAKRCFSDTTGGFVDPWSLAARQETAALEQAHQKLGPFAISRSTHPPQVVGWPPVCSFRKNLGNQNQSNSTMSSEANPEKIKVAKDEKVNNELQERPTMFVKVNMEGCTVGRKIDLKLHNGYDSLSRALQKMFHNLFSANYLNNPKQDEKEEVLSPSYILLYEDSEGDRMLVGDVPWELFIHSVKRLYITLDPRAHKCD; translated from the exons ATGAAGGCCACAGTACTTGAACCACCTCCTAAAGATGGGAGAAGAGAAGTTCATGAAGACAGAGCTAATAAAACTGCAAGTGGCTACCTGAACAATTTGGAGCTGAGGCTTGGCATGTCACTAGTGAATGGTCAGGAAGTTGGTGACGGGAAACGTGGCAGTTGTGCAGGTGGAACGATCCCAAGGTATATCACCACCCAAGATGGAATCATGCAACACCAGAAGAATAGACACAGTCTTGGAGGAGCCAAGAGGTGTTTCTCTGATACCACAGGTGGTTTTGTCGACCCATGGAGTCTGGCAGCTCGGCAAGAGACAGCAGCTTTAGAGCAAGCTCACCAAAAGCTCGGTCCTTTTGCAATCTCAAG atcCACACATCCTCCACAAGTGGTGGGCTGGCCTCCAGTCTGTTCATTTCGAAAGAACTTGGGGAATCAAAACCAATCAAATTCTACGATGAGCTCGGAGGCAAATCCTGAGAAAATAAAGGTAGCAAAAGATGAGAAAGTGAACAATGAACTGCAAGAGAGACCCACAATGTTTGTAAAGGTGAACATGGAAGGTTGCACAGTGGGCAGGAAGATTGACCTAAAACTCCACAATGGCTATGACTCGCTCTCTCGTGCTCTTCAGAAGATGTTCCATAATTTGTTCTCTG CTAATTACTTGAACAATCCAAAGCAAGATGAAAAAGAAGAGGTTCTTTCTCCAAGTTATATTCTTCTTTATGAAGACAGTGAAGGTGACCGGATGCTTGTTGGTGATGTGCCTTGGGA GTTGTTCATCCATTCAGTGAAGAGATTATATATAACACTTGATCCTAGAGCACACAAATGTG ATTGA
- the LOC103991121 gene encoding uncharacterized protein LOC103991121 — protein sequence MEELSFPTVDDEEDDRYLRRSFSEGDVYVTRSSPALLGDGDSVECEERMDSLWEDLNEELYRVPIDAEKSTRRWRRRSAGMDALAAAERKLLVAKKEQQGAVELRLLPALEVSRGASLRRKPGFVVMLRMLKNLFRVRKTHSSKRRSQQQK from the coding sequence ATGGAAGAGCTCAGCTTCCCCACAGTCGATGACGAGGAAGACGACAGGTATCTCCGGAGAAGCTTCTCCGAGGGCGACGTCTACGTCACGCGGAGCTCCCCCGCGCTGCTCGGCGACGGCGATTCGGTGGAGTGCGAGGAGAGGATGGACTCGCTGTGGGAGGACCTGAACGAGGAGCTCTACCGCGTCCCGATCGATGCGGAGAAGAGcacgaggaggtggaggaggaggtcgGCGGGCATGGACGCACTGGCCGCCGCCGAGAGAAAGCTGCTGGTGGCCAAGAAGGAGCAGCAGGGAGCGGTGGAGCTGCGCTTGCTGCCGGCGTTGGAGGTGTCGAGGGGCGCCTCCCTGCGCCGGAAGCCTGGCTTCGTGGTGATGCTGAGGATGCTGAAGAACCTGTTCCGTGTGCGGAAAACGCACTCATCCAAGAGGAGATCGCAGCAGCAGAAGTAA